The Leptotrichia trevisanii DSM 22070 genome includes a region encoding these proteins:
- a CDS encoding response regulator transcription factor, with protein MIEKYLTNKCILIVDDEQEILDMIVSIFADYGYKNIQTAKNVKDTMKRVAEKQPDLAILDVMLPDGNGFDLLEKLRKDSNYPILFLTARGEDEDKFKGFGLGADDYIVKPFLPKELLFRITAILRRTYKEESPIVNLSGCQIDFSCGEIIKDNKNISLTAKEYELLQTLYRNAGRIVTIDTLCEAVWGENAYVYTNSLMTHIRRIREKIEINPSHPVSLITMKGLGYKLIVEEK; from the coding sequence ATGATTGAAAAATATTTGACAAATAAATGTATTTTAATTGTTGATGATGAACAGGAAATTTTGGATATGATTGTATCAATTTTTGCTGATTATGGGTATAAAAATATACAGACTGCAAAAAATGTGAAAGATACTATGAAACGTGTTGCAGAAAAACAGCCTGATTTAGCGATACTGGATGTTATGCTTCCAGACGGGAACGGTTTTGACTTACTGGAAAAGTTGAGAAAAGATAGTAATTATCCAATATTATTTCTTACAGCACGTGGAGAGGATGAGGATAAATTTAAGGGCTTTGGATTGGGGGCGGACGACTATATTGTGAAACCTTTTTTACCAAAAGAGCTTTTATTTAGAATTACTGCTATTTTACGGCGAACTTACAAAGAAGAAAGTCCGATTGTAAATTTGAGCGGTTGTCAAATTGACTTTTCCTGTGGAGAAATTATAAAAGATAATAAAAATATATCATTAACTGCAAAGGAATATGAATTATTACAAACTCTTTACCGAAACGCTGGACGTATCGTAACCATTGATACACTGTGTGAAGCTGTATGGGGTGAAAACGCCTATGTTTATACAAATTCTCTGATGACACACATAAGACGCATTAGAGAAAAAATTGAAATCAACCCTTCCCATCCGGTATCACTAATAACAATGAAAGGGTTAGGTTATAAACTAATTGTGGAGGAAAAATAA
- a CDS encoding sensor histidine kinase, translating into MNYTFKVATMLKFENGKYTLPDKITADLKKQNIWAILIDNDSKKVIWQTDNLPDDIPKEYSISDIAIFSHAYIKNYPVFTSKVENNLLVLGYPKNSYWKYPIASWKYGIIKNIPKFLLVLLCLNIIFIFLIYFISNSKLLSSVNPIIKGIQNLPKDMPVYVKEKGVLSELAKSINKTSEILQNQREQLRNKDTARANWIAGVSHDIRTPLSMITGYTSQLKASSNLSDDTNKKLSVILKQSERIKNLINDLNLASKLEYNMQPFEQKRENVIALVRQVLVDFLNMDIDEKFPIEWKTDSEFTSCFVNVDSNLIKRALSNLIQNCINHNENGCTIYVSIKEDKDNCVICVEDNGAGVSDEQLKKLNNTPHYMVCNTDITEQRHGLGLLIVKQIIDVHSGKIIVKHSQYGGFKVILHIPKL; encoded by the coding sequence ATGAACTATACTTTTAAAGTAGCAACTATGTTAAAATTTGAAAATGGCAAATACACTTTGCCTGACAAAATAACTGCTGACTTAAAAAAACAAAATATATGGGCAATCTTAATTGACAATGATTCAAAAAAAGTTATATGGCAAACTGACAATTTACCTGATGATATTCCAAAAGAATACTCTATATCTGATATTGCCATATTTTCACATGCCTATATAAAAAATTATCCTGTTTTCACCTCTAAAGTTGAAAATAATTTACTTGTACTGGGCTATCCTAAAAACAGTTATTGGAAATACCCAATAGCCAGCTGGAAATATGGAATCATTAAAAATATTCCAAAATTTTTACTTGTACTTCTGTGTCTAAACATAATTTTCATATTTTTAATATATTTTATTTCCAACTCTAAACTTTTAAGTTCTGTAAATCCAATAATAAAAGGTATACAAAATTTACCTAAAGATATGCCTGTATATGTTAAAGAAAAAGGGGTTTTGTCAGAACTCGCAAAAAGTATAAATAAAACTTCTGAAATCTTGCAAAATCAAAGAGAACAACTGCGAAATAAAGATACCGCAAGAGCCAACTGGATTGCAGGAGTTTCCCACGATATTCGCACCCCTTTATCAATGATAACGGGATACACAAGTCAGTTAAAGGCATCTTCAAATTTATCAGATGACACAAATAAAAAACTTTCTGTAATTTTAAAACAGAGTGAACGCATAAAAAACTTAATAAACGATTTAAACCTTGCTTCCAAACTGGAATACAATATGCAACCTTTTGAACAAAAAAGAGAAAATGTGATAGCACTCGTTAGACAAGTTCTCGTTGATTTTTTGAATATGGATATTGATGAAAAATTTCCAATAGAATGGAAAACTGACAGCGAATTTACATCCTGTTTTGTCAATGTTGACAGCAACTTAATAAAGCGTGCCTTGTCGAATCTAATTCAAAACTGTATCAATCATAACGAAAACGGATGTACAATCTATGTTTCAATAAAAGAAGATAAAGATAACTGTGTAATCTGTGTTGAAGATAACGGAGCAGGAGTTTCTGATGAACAACTGAAAAAACTCAATAATACTCCACATTATATGGTTTGTAATACAGATATTACTGAACAGCGACATGGATTAGGACTTCTCATTGTAAAACAAATTATTGATGTCCATAGTGGTAAAATTATAGTAAAACACAGTCAATACGGAGGTTTTAAAGTCATTTTACACATTCCAAAATTATAA
- a CDS encoding OmpA family protein — translation MVRRTTTTIIALGLLVASPLMARRLTTTQMRENTIRINALELEEPAPEPIPAPEPEPAPEPQVWAFDSGRLNFDFDKSVVKPQYFELLRNVKDYAEQHDFKLTIIGHTDSKGSDAYNMALGMRRAVAVRDKLIEFGLDPARIIGVESRGESEPIAPNDTEQGRFENRRIEFKATK, via the coding sequence ATGGTTAGACGAACAACAACAACAATAATTGCACTAGGGTTGTTAGTTGCTTCACCACTAATGGCAAGAAGGCTGACAACTACTCAAATGAGAGAAAATACAATTAGAATTAACGCTCTTGAGTTAGAAGAGCCAGCTCCAGAACCAATTCCAGCACCGGAACCAGAACCAGCTCCAGAACCACAAGTTTGGGCATTCGATTCTGGAAGATTAAACTTTGATTTTGATAAATCAGTAGTTAAACCTCAATACTTTGAATTATTGAGAAACGTTAAAGATTATGCTGAACAACATGACTTCAAATTAACAATTATAGGACATACAGATTCTAAAGGTTCTGATGCTTATAATATGGCTTTAGGTATGAGAAGGGCAGTAGCAGTTAGAGATAAATTGATAGAATTTGGATTAGATCCTGCAAGAATCATAGGTGTAGAATCAAGAGGAGAATCTGAACCGATCGCTCCAAATGATACTGAACAAGGAAGATTTGAAAACAGAAGAATCGAATTCAAAGCTACAAAATAG